A single region of the Plutella xylostella chromosome 7, ilPluXylo3.1, whole genome shotgun sequence genome encodes:
- the LOC105389018 gene encoding putative hydroxypyruvate isomerase: MRMKFCANLSFMFSEGSTILERYALAKDGGFKAVETGFPFGHTLEQVRAAKTSSGLEQVLINLRTGDLSKGELGVTAVPGKEDQFKADLHETIDYAKALGARKIHIMAGKLDLVTAKNWETYESNLKYAADVLKKDNIVGVIEPINQHSVPKYFLSDYNKAVDIIKRVNSPHLRLQLDIFHLQHICGDLSHNIKTLMPYVGHVQIAQVPNRNEPDTDGEINYKYILKHIESCGYTDWVGLEYKPAGGSKDGLGWVKDFGYTL, from the exons ATGAGGATGAAGTTTTGTGCGAATCTATCGTTTATGTTCAGTGAGGGAAGTACTATTTTGGAACGGTACGCGTTGGCTAAGGATGGAGGGTTTAAGGCTGTGGAAACTGGGTTCCCGTTTGGACACACCTTGGAGCAGGTCAGGGCGGCTAAAACTAGTTCTGGCTTGGAACAAGTACTGATAAATCTTCGTACTG gGGACCTCAGTAAAGGCGAGCTTGGAGTGACAGCAGTGCCAGGAAAAGAGGACCAATTCAAGGCTGACCTCCATGAAACAATCGACTATGCAAAAGCGCTTGGCGCGAGGAAAATCCATATTATGGCGGGAAAATTGGACCTTGTCACAGCAAAGAATTGGGAGACTTACGAGAGCAATCTGAAGTATGCAGCTGATGTTCTGAAGAAAGACAATATTGTTGGAGTCATTGAGCCCATCAACCAGCATTCGGTGCCTAAATACTTCTTGAGTGATTACAATAAAG CTGTAGACATCATCAAGCGAGTAAACAGCCCTCACTTAAGACTTCAGCTGGACATATTTCATTTACAACACATTTGTGGAGACCTCTCGCACAACATCAAGACTCTGATGCCTTATGTGGGCCATGTGCAG ATAGCCCAAGTACCAAACCGCAACGAGCCAGACACAGACGGAGAGATCAACTACAAGTACATACTGAAGCACATAGAGAGCTGCGGGTACACGGACTGGGTCGGGCTCGAGTACAAGCCGGCGGGAGGGTCGAAAGACGGACTCGGTTGGGTCAAAGACTTCGGATATACACTGTGA
- the LOC105393158 gene encoding aurora kinase B isoform X2 — protein MDMKTEVLELETKIINHEAYGNASYNWSPRDFELGSGLGQGKFGHVHVAREKKTGYLVAIKTLFKSQIMKSKCERQVMREIEIQSHLKHPNILQLLTWFHDERRIYLVVEFAAGGELYKHLTNSPKGRFSEAKAAKYIYQVADAVEYCHQNHVIHRDIKPENLLVSLNGDIKLADFGWSVHAPSERRKTMCGTLDYLPPEMINRQVYDVTVDQWCIGVLLYEFLVGKPPFESEGQDRTYARILALDMTYPEHVNAGAKDLISKVGFCFFCTLLNGIMY, from the exons ATGGATATGAAAACGGAGGTTTTGGAACttgaaactaaaattataaaccaCGAAGCGTACGGGAATGCGTC GTACAATTGGTCCCCAAGAGACTTCGAGCTGGGCTCCGGCCTGGGTCAGGGCAAGTTCGGCCACGTCCATGTGGCCAGAGAGAAGAAAACCGGATATCTGGTCGCCATCAAAACTTTGTTCAAATCACAGATCATGAAGTCTAAATGTGAACGGCAGGTGATGAGGGAAATCGAAATACAGTCGCATTTGAA ACACCCCAACATCCTGCAGCTGCTGACGTGGTTCCACGACGAGCGCCGCATCTACCTCGTGGTGGAGTTTGCAGCCGGTGGAGAGCTCTACAAGCACCTCACAAACTCACCCAAAGGACGCTTCTCCGAGGCTAAAGCAGCCAAGTATATTTATCAG GTAGCAGATGCCGTTGAGTACTGTCACCAGAACCATGTCATACATCGGGACATAAAGCCAGAGAATCTTCTAGTCTCCTTGAATGGAGACATCAAACTAGCTGATTTTGGTTGGTCAGTCCATGCCCCATCAGAAAG ACGCAAAACAATGTGCGGAACGCTAGACTACCTCCCGCCAGAGATGATCAACAGGCAGGTGTACGACGTGACCGTGGACCAGTGGTGCATCGGGGTGCTTTTATACGAGTTCCTGGTGGGCAAGCCTCCCTTCGAGAGCGAGGGGCAGGACCGCACGTACGCGCGGATACTGGCGCTCGATATGACGTACCCGGAGCATGTGAACGCGGGCGCTAAGGATCTTATTTCTAAGGTTGGTTTTTGCTTTTTTTGTACACTATTGAATGGTATTAT GTACTGA
- the LOC105393158 gene encoding aurora kinase B isoform X1, with product MDMKTEVLELETKIINHEAYGNASYNWSPRDFELGSGLGQGKFGHVHVAREKKTGYLVAIKTLFKSQIMKSKCERQVMREIEIQSHLKHPNILQLLTWFHDERRIYLVVEFAAGGELYKHLTNSPKGRFSEAKAAKYIYQVADAVEYCHQNHVIHRDIKPENLLVSLNGDIKLADFGWSVHAPSERRKTMCGTLDYLPPEMINRQVYDVTVDQWCIGVLLYEFLVGKPPFESEGQDRTYARILALDMTYPEHVNAGAKDLISKLLRTVSKERLSLDGVKKHYWVKQYYSPS from the exons ATGGATATGAAAACGGAGGTTTTGGAACttgaaactaaaattataaaccaCGAAGCGTACGGGAATGCGTC GTACAATTGGTCCCCAAGAGACTTCGAGCTGGGCTCCGGCCTGGGTCAGGGCAAGTTCGGCCACGTCCATGTGGCCAGAGAGAAGAAAACCGGATATCTGGTCGCCATCAAAACTTTGTTCAAATCACAGATCATGAAGTCTAAATGTGAACGGCAGGTGATGAGGGAAATCGAAATACAGTCGCATTTGAA ACACCCCAACATCCTGCAGCTGCTGACGTGGTTCCACGACGAGCGCCGCATCTACCTCGTGGTGGAGTTTGCAGCCGGTGGAGAGCTCTACAAGCACCTCACAAACTCACCCAAAGGACGCTTCTCCGAGGCTAAAGCAGCCAAGTATATTTATCAG GTAGCAGATGCCGTTGAGTACTGTCACCAGAACCATGTCATACATCGGGACATAAAGCCAGAGAATCTTCTAGTCTCCTTGAATGGAGACATCAAACTAGCTGATTTTGGTTGGTCAGTCCATGCCCCATCAGAAAG ACGCAAAACAATGTGCGGAACGCTAGACTACCTCCCGCCAGAGATGATCAACAGGCAGGTGTACGACGTGACCGTGGACCAGTGGTGCATCGGGGTGCTTTTATACGAGTTCCTGGTGGGCAAGCCTCCCTTCGAGAGCGAGGGGCAGGACCGCACGTACGCGCGGATACTGGCGCTCGATATGACGTACCCGGAGCATGTGAACGCGGGCGCTAAGGATCTTATTTCTAAG CTTCTCCGGACCGTGAGCAAAGAAAGACTATCTCTAGATGGAGTGAAGAAACACTACTGGGTGAAGCAGTATTACTCGCCTAGttaa